One genomic window of Rhizomicrobium sp. includes the following:
- a CDS encoding sulfotransferase, which yields MAPTQTETERLAAARKNYEAAVGLHRAGELAEAERHYEAVRQAFPRHPGVLHGLGLIRLRTKRPEEAVAYLAEAAAAAPQNGAIQSDLGSAYLVLGRYGDAARSFEAAIKYRPGDAQALLGLGDALSVLGRVDAARSAFERVLAADAKNATAHFGLGSLAAQTGETAEARLAFERAIACAPKNAAYHRALAETARFVVGDTRLPALEALAREGPSLGDAQNVELHFALAKAYDDLARYDEAFEQMRAGNALKRTLISYDETSVAEFFTAIAAAFSPALVRSRAGAGDLSDAPVFVVGMPRSGSTLVEQILASHPDVYGAGELLVMNDLIADLPDYPSGIAAVSDAALRKFGRRYIEHMRALAPGAKRIVDKLPANFRHLGTIHLALPNAKIVHVRRDPMDTCLSCYSKLFLGGLNFAYDLGELGRYHKMYEVLTAHWHGVLPERVLLDVQYETLVDDFEAQARRIVAFCGLDWDARCLDFSRTERPVRTLSQSQVRQPLFASSIGRWRHYEKHLGPLIAALR from the coding sequence GTGGCGCCAACACAGACGGAAACCGAGCGGCTGGCAGCCGCGCGGAAAAACTACGAAGCGGCGGTCGGCTTGCACCGGGCGGGCGAGCTCGCCGAGGCGGAGCGGCACTATGAGGCGGTGCGCCAAGCCTTTCCGCGCCATCCCGGAGTCCTGCACGGTCTGGGATTGATCCGTCTACGGACCAAAAGGCCAGAAGAGGCCGTGGCCTATCTGGCGGAGGCGGCCGCCGCGGCTCCGCAGAACGGCGCGATCCAAAGCGATCTCGGCAGCGCATATCTCGTCCTGGGACGCTATGGCGATGCGGCGCGCAGCTTCGAGGCCGCGATAAAATACCGGCCCGGCGACGCGCAGGCGCTGTTGGGGCTCGGCGACGCTCTGAGCGTACTTGGCCGGGTCGACGCGGCCCGGTCCGCGTTCGAAAGGGTTTTGGCGGCCGATGCCAAGAACGCCACGGCGCATTTCGGCCTGGGCAGCCTCGCGGCACAGACCGGAGAGACGGCGGAAGCGCGGCTGGCGTTCGAGCGTGCCATCGCCTGCGCGCCAAAAAACGCCGCCTATCATCGCGCCCTGGCCGAAACAGCTCGCTTCGTTGTCGGCGATACGCGCCTGCCCGCGCTGGAAGCCTTGGCGCGCGAAGGACCGAGTCTGGGCGACGCCCAGAACGTCGAACTGCATTTCGCGCTGGCCAAGGCCTATGACGATCTGGCTCGCTACGACGAGGCGTTCGAGCAGATGCGCGCCGGCAATGCGCTCAAGCGGACGCTGATATCCTACGACGAGACGTCGGTCGCGGAGTTCTTCACGGCAATAGCGGCGGCGTTCTCTCCCGCCCTGGTGCGAAGCAGGGCCGGCGCCGGCGATCTTTCGGACGCGCCGGTGTTCGTGGTCGGGATGCCGCGCTCCGGCTCCACGCTGGTCGAGCAGATCCTCGCCAGCCATCCGGACGTGTATGGCGCCGGTGAGCTATTGGTCATGAACGATCTGATCGCCGATCTGCCGGATTATCCGTCCGGGATCGCTGCGGTTTCGGACGCTGCACTGCGAAAGTTCGGGCGGCGCTATATCGAGCACATGCGGGCGCTGGCGCCCGGCGCGAAGCGAATCGTCGACAAGCTGCCGGCGAATTTCCGCCACCTGGGGACGATCCATCTCGCGCTGCCGAATGCGAAGATCGTGCATGTGCGACGCGATCCGATGGACACATGCCTCTCATGCTATTCCAAGCTGTTCCTCGGCGGACTGAACTTCGCCTACGACCTCGGTGAATTGGGGCGCTATCACAAGATGTACGAGGTACTGACGGCGCATTGGCATGGTGTGTTGCCGGAGCGTGTGCTGCTCGACGTCCAATACGAGACGCTGGTCGACGACTTCGAAGCACAGGCGCGCAGGATCGTCGCGTTCTGTGGGCTGGACTGGGACGCGCGGTGCCTGGATTTCTCCAGGACCGAACGGCCGGTGCGGACGCTCAGCCAGTCGCAGGTGCGCCAGCCGCTGTTCGCCAGTTCCATCGGGCGGTGGCGGCACTATGAGAAGCATCTGGGTCCGCTGATCGCGGCGCTGCGTTAG
- a CDS encoding transglutaminase family protein: protein MEYAVRHRTTYRYLQSVSYSCHLAHLTPRETPTQRVAASALKISLPPARRYTVTDVFGNKTEWFAIDQAHSVLQVETQSRVGVGPIAAPAAEGSLPWEQVRTSLGYTPDAAARDAIQFLFDSPLTAARDEIAIYAAASFPRGRPILAGALDLMSRIHKDFQYDTTVTDATTPVDRVFQIHSGVCQDLAHVGIACLRSIGLAGRYVSGYLLTKPPPGQKRLLGADASHAWFSVWAPPFGWIDLDPTNDMRCGEGHVTLAWGRDYSDVAPLNGIVTGGGDHIVEVGVDVVPIGPAV from the coding sequence ATGGAATACGCGGTTCGGCATCGCACGACCTATCGCTACCTGCAGAGCGTGTCCTATTCCTGCCACCTGGCCCATCTGACCCCCCGAGAGACGCCGACGCAGCGCGTCGCCGCCAGCGCATTGAAGATCTCGCTGCCGCCGGCCCGGCGCTATACGGTGACCGACGTCTTCGGCAACAAGACCGAATGGTTCGCCATCGATCAGGCACACTCCGTGCTGCAGGTCGAAACGCAGAGCCGGGTCGGCGTCGGCCCGATCGCGGCGCCCGCCGCCGAGGGCAGCCTGCCCTGGGAGCAGGTTCGGACGAGCTTGGGATACACGCCGGACGCAGCGGCGCGCGATGCCATCCAGTTTCTGTTCGACTCGCCGCTGACGGCGGCGCGCGACGAGATCGCGATCTATGCCGCGGCGAGCTTCCCGCGCGGCCGACCGATCCTGGCCGGCGCGCTCGACCTGATGAGTCGCATCCACAAGGACTTCCAGTACGACACCACCGTGACCGACGCGACCACGCCGGTCGACCGCGTTTTCCAGATCCATTCGGGGGTCTGCCAGGACCTGGCGCATGTCGGGATCGCCTGCTTGCGCTCCATCGGTCTGGCCGGCCGCTATGTCAGCGGTTATCTGCTGACCAAGCCGCCGCCGGGCCAGAAACGCCTGTTGGGCGCCGATGCCAGCCATGCCTGGTTCTCGGTATGGGCGCCGCCATTCGGCTGGATCGATCTCGACCCCACCAACGACATGCGCTGCGGCGAGGGCCATGTCACGCTCGCCTGGGGCCGCGACTATAGCGACGTCGCGCCGCTCAACGGCATCGTCACCGGCGGCGGCGATCACATCGTCGAAGTCGGCGTCGATGTCGTGCCGATCGGCCCAGCAGTCTGA